The window GCCTGACCGACGTTGCAGTGGCTGCGGCAAGCCTGGTGATGATTATCTCTGCGACCGCCCATGCGAACTTGCGTCTTAACGAGCGACTGGTCGGGCTCGTACTCACGACCAACAGCCAGCATATGCAGCATCACTCTTCGGTATTCGCCGAAAGCCAGACCAATTACAGCTGCGCTATGACATTGTGGGACCGGATCTTTGGCACATTCTCCGAGCGCGACACGACTGCTCTTGGCGATCCGATGGATGGCGAAAGAACGCTTTGGAAACGGTTGACCGTTCCTTTACGCTGAGCGCCCGCCTTCAGATGTAACGCGATGACGCCCGAATTTCCGAATTTCAGGGCTGCGCCTTGGAGCCGGAATCAACGCTCCGAAAGCGCACTTTGTCAGTAGACCGAATCCGGAAAGAGGCTGATCGACCAGCTATGGCCGACCTTAAAAAACCGGTTATGGTAGACGAAGTGGCTGCCACCATGTCCTCACCATTGACCGCGCCCAATAACGGGTTGGGCGCCCATCGTTTTAGCCACGGGGCTGCCAGCGTGAAATCGGTGAAGTCCAGGTGACTGGCGCCTGCGATTTCGCGATAGAGCACGTTGTTTGGGAATGAGCTGCCCCGTTCCCGGTACATTGATCCGTTGAGCGGCGGAACCTCGCCGCGGTCGGACATGAGCACCAGAAGCGGCTTGGGATAGGAACGCTCGAAGAAGTCGCCAAATTGGAACCCGTCGAGATTGACTGCGCCAGCACATATGGAAAGTTCGGCGCAGGCTTGTGCGGCGACCGCTCCGCCGAGCGACATGCCGACAATAAAAACACGCGATGTATCCAGGTGGCCTGCGAAGCCGTCCACCTCCTCGCGCGCGATGACATCGGCAAGCAGCCGGACATCGGCAACCTGATGACGAAGCGTCGCATCGGCACCGCGCATTTCTTCCAAAGCTTCGCCGATCGCGGCGCGCTGTGCCTTCACGTTTGTGGCAGTCGTAGCGCGGGTAAGCGCCTCGACACCCTTCTCATCTGCCAACAGGCTGTCGTTGTTGAAGGCGGCGATCCGGCTGTCTGGATATTCGAGCGCGCTGGCATCGCCGGGCGAGCCGATTGCAAGGACGACGAAGCCTTGGCTGGCAAGATCTTGGGCCAAGACGCTGC of the Alteripontixanthobacter maritimus genome contains:
- a CDS encoding alpha/beta fold hydrolase, which gives rise to MTLAILLLAFASALSLFGARSMVRRSRKAWLVAAVVVLVAAIMLVLAVEPMRWQLYAPLGLAVLALLTAVLRLSRGAPDRPRWCSALAATGAASLFALALLPPLLFPMFTVPEPVGEMPVGTRSIALVDPDRPDPVGGAPSGQRELAIRAWYPASRADADRETAQLMSKGVADGMVSGATPTFIFQHLQLIGTASVVDAPIWQDIERAPIVIFVPGFRSFTTQSSVLAQDLASQGFVVLAIGSPGDASALEYPDSRIAAFNNDSLLADEKGVEALTRATTATNVKAQRAAIGEALEEMRGADATLRHQVADVRLLADVIAREEVDGFAGHLDTSRVFIVGMSLGGAVAAQACAELSICAGAVNLDGFQFGDFFERSYPKPLLVLMSDRGEVPPLNGSMYRERGSSFPNNVLYREIAGASHLDFTDFTLAAPWLKRWAPNPLLGAVNGEDMVAATSSTITGFLRSAIAGRSASFRIRSTDKVRFRSVDSGSKAQP